The following proteins are co-located in the Phragmites australis chromosome 10, lpPhrAust1.1, whole genome shotgun sequence genome:
- the LOC133883239 gene encoding fructose-1,6-bisphosphatase, chloroplastic codes for MPLSSLTLRPLHHHQPLLLPPTSNHQPPPPSPPHSRLLLLPPLTRRHALVSRPRAAATDGMAAAAAAASPPTLLEHMGQAGADADLAVLVAHIQSACKRIAALAASPANAELSRAKAGGGGAVSAGRDAPKPLDELSNEIILSSLQRSGKVAVLASEENDLPIWISNDGPYVVVTDPLDGSRNIEVSIPTGTIFGVYNRLVELDHLPVEERAQLNSLQSGARLVAAGYVLYSSATILCISFGAGTHAFTLDQSTGEFILTHPSIQIPPRGQIYSVNDARYFDWPEGLRKYIDTIRQGKGQHPKKYSARYVCSLVADFHRTLIYGGVAMNPRDHLRLVYEANPLSFLAEQAGGRGSDGKNRILSIQPVKLHQRLPLFLGSMEDMLELESYGDVQQKVNPGYEV; via the exons ATGCCGTTATCGTCTCTCACCCTCCgccctctccaccaccaccagccgctCCTGCTCCCGCCAACTTCAAAccaccagccgccgccgccgtcgccgcctcactcccgcctcctcctcctcccgccgctcaCACGCCGCCACGCCCTCGTCTCCCGGCCACGCGCCGCGGCTACCGACGGCATGGCTgctgcggccgcggcggcgtcgcCCCCCACGCTGCTCGAGCACATGGGCCAGGCGGGCGCGGACGCAGACCTCGCCGTCCTCGTGGCGCACATCCAGAGCGCGTGCAAGCGCATCGCGGCCCTTGCGGCGTCCCCCGCCAACGCCGAGCTGTCGCGGGCGAAGGCGGGGGGCGGCGGGGCGGTGTCGGCCGGGCGGGACGCGCCCAAGCCGCTCGACGAATTGTCG AATGAGATCATCTTGTCATCACTCCAACGTTCTGGAAAAGTTGCTGTGCTGGCGTCCGAAGAAAATGATCTTCCGATTTGGATATCCAATGACGGTCCATATGTTGTTGTTACCGATCCGCTTGATGGTTCTCGCAACATTGAGGTCTCCATCCCTACCGGAACAATATTTGGGGTATACAATAGGCTGGTGGAACTCGACCATCTCCCTGTGGAGGAGAGAGCTCAGCTCAATTCACTGCAAAGTGGAGCTCGCCTTGTCGCTGCAGGGTATGTACTATACTCATCAGCCACTATCTTGTGTATCAGCTTCGGTGCAGGTACCCATGCTTTCACGTTGGATCAATCGACTGGAGAATTCATTCTTACACATCCTTCCATCCAAATACCCCCTAGAG GACAGATATATTCGGTGAATGACGCGCGGTATTTTGACTGGCCCGAGGGCCTAAGGAAGTACATTGACACAATCAGACAAGGCAAAGGACAACATCCGAAGAAGTACTCAGCTCGGTACGTGTGCTCACTGGTTGCTGATTTCCACCGGACACTCATATATGGTGGAGTTGCCATGAACCCAAGGGATCACCTGCGGTTGGTTTATGAGGCGAATCCTCTCAGTTTCCTTGCTGAGCAAGCTGGGGGTAGAGGGTCAGATGGCAAGAACAGAATTCTCTCGATTCAGCCGGTGAAACTGCACCAGAGGTTGCCATTGTTCTTGGGGAGCATGGAGGACATGCTTGAGTTGGAAAGCTATGGAGATGTCCAGCAAAAGGTTAATCCTGGATATGAAGTTTAA
- the LOC133883238 gene encoding receptor-like cytosolic serine/threonine-protein kinase RBK1 isoform X5: MAPKEEDQENTKRDSDETTNEDCDNGGSVIEATVSSDDLNDRYGSDSNSQFAESEGACKELPEMGSKSSNGDNSECADEVPEMGSKSSSGDNSECADEMPEMGSKSSSGDNSECVDRSSPRAVLDISVSDSVDSDDSSSVEQSAESNHNVKWRDLIRGLILRRKKSMARAVTFPQRSKSRGLQGYLERIRSGKNQMDCSAIAPEILPEIGKWRPSWRSFDYDELCAATDRFSSENLIGKGGHAEVYKGQLADGQFVAVKRLTKGGNKEDRISDFLSELGIIAHVNHPNAAQLLGFSVEGGLHLVLQFSPHGSLASVLHGTKEPLKWKVRFDIALGIAEGLLYLHEGCHRRIIHRDIKASNILLTEDYQPQISDFGLAKWLPDKLTHHVVFPIEGTFGYMAPEYFMHGIINEKTDVFAYGVLLLELVTGRKAVDSSRQSLVIWAKPLLDSNNVKELVDPSLGNEYDPEELVYTLAVASMCIHHSSSSRPSMKSVVCFLKGDRESLELVTRPKIVKPLMFDSCDSEDYTRSSYLHDLDRHKQLALEQ, translated from the exons ATGGCTCCCAAGGAag AGGACCAAGAGAATACTAAGAGGGACTCCGATGAAACGACCAATGAGGATTGTGACAACGGTGGGTCCGTAATTGAAGCCACGGTATCGAGTGATGATCTCAATGATAGGTATGGCAGTGACAGCAACAGCCAATTTGCTGAATCTGAAGGTGCTTGCAAAGAACTGCCAGAAATGGGCTCCAAGAGCAGTAACGGCGACAACAGTGAGTGCGCCGATGAAGTGCCTGAAATGGGCTCCAAGAGCAGTAGCGGTGACAACAGTGAGTGCGCCGATGAAATGCCTGAAATGGGCTCCAAGAGCAGTAGCGGTGACAACAGTGAGTGCGTCGATCGGAGCTCTCCCCGTGCCGTGCTAGATATCTCAGTATCTGATAGTGTGGACTCTGATGACAGCTCCTCAGTTGAGCAGTCAGCAGAGTCAAACCACAATGTGAAGTGGAGGGATCTGATCAGGGGGTTAATACTTAGGAGAAAGAAGTCCATGGCTAGAGCAGTGACATTCCCTCAGAGATCCAAGAGTAGAGGGCTTCAAGGGTATCTCGAGAGGATCCGGAGCGGTAAGAACCAAATGGACTGTAGTGCCATTGCTCCAGAGATCCTTCCTGAGATCGGGAAGTGGAGACCATCATGGAGAAGCTTTGACTACGATGAGCTTTGTGCTGCAACTGACAGATTCAGTTCAG AAAATTTGATCGGGAAGGGAGGGCATGCTGAGGTGTACAAAGGACAGCTTGCTGATGGACAGTTTGTTGCAGTGAAGAGGTTAACAAAAGGCGGTAACAAAGAGGACAGGATTAGCGATTTCCTATCTGAGCTTGGAATAATAGCCCATGTTAACCACCCTAACGCAGCGCAGCTTTTGGGGTTTAGTGTGGAAGGGGGCTTGCATTTGGTTCTTCAGTTCTCGCCTCATGGAAGCCTGGCTTCAGTTCTTCATG GTACAAAGGAACCCCTGAAGTGGAAAGTCAGGTTCGACATTGCACTTGGAATCGCTGAAGGGCTGCTTTATCTTCATGAAGGCTGCCATCGCCGCATAATTCACAGAGACATTAAGGCTTCTAATATCCTTTTAACTGAAGACTACCAACCTCAG ATATCAGATTTTGGGCTTGCAAAATGGCTTCCTGACAAATTGACCCATCATGTTGTGTTTCCCATTGAAGGCACATTCGG GTATATGGCCCCGGAATACTTCATGCATGGGATCATAAATGAGAAGACTGATGTGTTCGCATATGGAGTTTTGCTTCTTGAGTTAGTTACTGGGCGGAAAGCGGTGGACTCCTCCAGACAGAGCCTAGTGATATGG GCGAAACCTCTGCTTGACTCAAACAACGTAAAAGAGCTGGTGGATCCTTCCCTTGGCAATGAATATGACCCAGAAGAGCTAGTGTACACCCTAGCAGTGGCATCCATGTGCATTCACCACAGCTCAAGCTCCCGGCCCAGTATGAAATCG GTGGTATGTTTCTTGAAGGGAGACAGGGAGTCACTTGAATTGGTGACAAGGCCTAAAATCGTTAAGCCGCTTATGTTTGACTCCTGTGATTCAGAAGATTACACGCGCTCAAGTTACCTCCATGATCTAGACCGGCACAAGCAGCTTGCATTGGAGCAGtga
- the LOC133883238 gene encoding receptor-like cytosolic serine/threonine-protein kinase RBK1 isoform X2, which translates to MAPKEEAGEEERPKDLLGSSDKEEDQENTKRDSDETTNEDCDNGGSVIEATVSSDDLNDRYGSDSNSQFAESEGACKELPEMGSKSSNGDNSECADEVPEMGSKSSSGDNSECADEMPEMGSKSSSGDNSECVDRSSPRAVLDISVSDSVDSDDSSSVEQSAESNHNVKWRDLIRGLILRRKKSMARAVTFPQRSKSRGLQGYLERIRSGKNQMDCSAIAPEILPEIGKWRPSWRSFDYDELCAATDRFSSENLIGKGGHAEVYKGQLADGQFVAVKRLTKGGNKEDRISDFLSELGIIAHVNHPNAAQLLGFSVEGGLHLVLQFSPHGSLASVLHGTKEPLKWKVRFDIALGIAEGLLYLHEGCHRRIIHRDIKASNILLTEDYQPQISDFGLAKWLPDKLTHHVVFPIEGTFGYMAPEYFMHGIINEKTDVFAYGVLLLELVTGRKAVDSSRQSLVIWAKPLLDSNNVKELVDPSLGNEYDPEELVYTLAVASMCIHHSSSSRPSMKSVVCFLKGDRESLELVTRPKIVKPLMFDSCDSEDYTRSSYLHDLDRHKQLALEQ; encoded by the exons ATGGCTCCCAAGGAag AGGCAGGTGAAGAAGAGAGGCCGAAGGATCTTCTTGGATCTTCAGATAAGGAAG AGGACCAAGAGAATACTAAGAGGGACTCCGATGAAACGACCAATGAGGATTGTGACAACGGTGGGTCCGTAATTGAAGCCACGGTATCGAGTGATGATCTCAATGATAGGTATGGCAGTGACAGCAACAGCCAATTTGCTGAATCTGAAGGTGCTTGCAAAGAACTGCCAGAAATGGGCTCCAAGAGCAGTAACGGCGACAACAGTGAGTGCGCCGATGAAGTGCCTGAAATGGGCTCCAAGAGCAGTAGCGGTGACAACAGTGAGTGCGCCGATGAAATGCCTGAAATGGGCTCCAAGAGCAGTAGCGGTGACAACAGTGAGTGCGTCGATCGGAGCTCTCCCCGTGCCGTGCTAGATATCTCAGTATCTGATAGTGTGGACTCTGATGACAGCTCCTCAGTTGAGCAGTCAGCAGAGTCAAACCACAATGTGAAGTGGAGGGATCTGATCAGGGGGTTAATACTTAGGAGAAAGAAGTCCATGGCTAGAGCAGTGACATTCCCTCAGAGATCCAAGAGTAGAGGGCTTCAAGGGTATCTCGAGAGGATCCGGAGCGGTAAGAACCAAATGGACTGTAGTGCCATTGCTCCAGAGATCCTTCCTGAGATCGGGAAGTGGAGACCATCATGGAGAAGCTTTGACTACGATGAGCTTTGTGCTGCAACTGACAGATTCAGTTCAG AAAATTTGATCGGGAAGGGAGGGCATGCTGAGGTGTACAAAGGACAGCTTGCTGATGGACAGTTTGTTGCAGTGAAGAGGTTAACAAAAGGCGGTAACAAAGAGGACAGGATTAGCGATTTCCTATCTGAGCTTGGAATAATAGCCCATGTTAACCACCCTAACGCAGCGCAGCTTTTGGGGTTTAGTGTGGAAGGGGGCTTGCATTTGGTTCTTCAGTTCTCGCCTCATGGAAGCCTGGCTTCAGTTCTTCATG GTACAAAGGAACCCCTGAAGTGGAAAGTCAGGTTCGACATTGCACTTGGAATCGCTGAAGGGCTGCTTTATCTTCATGAAGGCTGCCATCGCCGCATAATTCACAGAGACATTAAGGCTTCTAATATCCTTTTAACTGAAGACTACCAACCTCAG ATATCAGATTTTGGGCTTGCAAAATGGCTTCCTGACAAATTGACCCATCATGTTGTGTTTCCCATTGAAGGCACATTCGG GTATATGGCCCCGGAATACTTCATGCATGGGATCATAAATGAGAAGACTGATGTGTTCGCATATGGAGTTTTGCTTCTTGAGTTAGTTACTGGGCGGAAAGCGGTGGACTCCTCCAGACAGAGCCTAGTGATATGG GCGAAACCTCTGCTTGACTCAAACAACGTAAAAGAGCTGGTGGATCCTTCCCTTGGCAATGAATATGACCCAGAAGAGCTAGTGTACACCCTAGCAGTGGCATCCATGTGCATTCACCACAGCTCAAGCTCCCGGCCCAGTATGAAATCG GTGGTATGTTTCTTGAAGGGAGACAGGGAGTCACTTGAATTGGTGACAAGGCCTAAAATCGTTAAGCCGCTTATGTTTGACTCCTGTGATTCAGAAGATTACACGCGCTCAAGTTACCTCCATGATCTAGACCGGCACAAGCAGCTTGCATTGGAGCAGtga
- the LOC133883238 gene encoding receptor-like cytosolic serine/threonine-protein kinase RBK1 isoform X3, whose translation MAPKEGEEERPKDLLGSSDKEAEDQENTKRDSDETTNEDCDNGGSVIEATVSSDDLNDRYGSDSNSQFAESEGACKELPEMGSKSSNGDNSECADEVPEMGSKSSSGDNSECADEMPEMGSKSSSGDNSECVDRSSPRAVLDISVSDSVDSDDSSSVEQSAESNHNVKWRDLIRGLILRRKKSMARAVTFPQRSKSRGLQGYLERIRSGKNQMDCSAIAPEILPEIGKWRPSWRSFDYDELCAATDRFSSENLIGKGGHAEVYKGQLADGQFVAVKRLTKGGNKEDRISDFLSELGIIAHVNHPNAAQLLGFSVEGGLHLVLQFSPHGSLASVLHGTKEPLKWKVRFDIALGIAEGLLYLHEGCHRRIIHRDIKASNILLTEDYQPQISDFGLAKWLPDKLTHHVVFPIEGTFGYMAPEYFMHGIINEKTDVFAYGVLLLELVTGRKAVDSSRQSLVIWAKPLLDSNNVKELVDPSLGNEYDPEELVYTLAVASMCIHHSSSSRPSMKSVVCFLKGDRESLELVTRPKIVKPLMFDSCDSEDYTRSSYLHDLDRHKQLALEQ comes from the exons ATGGCTCCCAAGGAag GTGAAGAAGAGAGGCCGAAGGATCTTCTTGGATCTTCAGATAAGGAAG CAGAGGACCAAGAGAATACTAAGAGGGACTCCGATGAAACGACCAATGAGGATTGTGACAACGGTGGGTCCGTAATTGAAGCCACGGTATCGAGTGATGATCTCAATGATAGGTATGGCAGTGACAGCAACAGCCAATTTGCTGAATCTGAAGGTGCTTGCAAAGAACTGCCAGAAATGGGCTCCAAGAGCAGTAACGGCGACAACAGTGAGTGCGCCGATGAAGTGCCTGAAATGGGCTCCAAGAGCAGTAGCGGTGACAACAGTGAGTGCGCCGATGAAATGCCTGAAATGGGCTCCAAGAGCAGTAGCGGTGACAACAGTGAGTGCGTCGATCGGAGCTCTCCCCGTGCCGTGCTAGATATCTCAGTATCTGATAGTGTGGACTCTGATGACAGCTCCTCAGTTGAGCAGTCAGCAGAGTCAAACCACAATGTGAAGTGGAGGGATCTGATCAGGGGGTTAATACTTAGGAGAAAGAAGTCCATGGCTAGAGCAGTGACATTCCCTCAGAGATCCAAGAGTAGAGGGCTTCAAGGGTATCTCGAGAGGATCCGGAGCGGTAAGAACCAAATGGACTGTAGTGCCATTGCTCCAGAGATCCTTCCTGAGATCGGGAAGTGGAGACCATCATGGAGAAGCTTTGACTACGATGAGCTTTGTGCTGCAACTGACAGATTCAGTTCAG AAAATTTGATCGGGAAGGGAGGGCATGCTGAGGTGTACAAAGGACAGCTTGCTGATGGACAGTTTGTTGCAGTGAAGAGGTTAACAAAAGGCGGTAACAAAGAGGACAGGATTAGCGATTTCCTATCTGAGCTTGGAATAATAGCCCATGTTAACCACCCTAACGCAGCGCAGCTTTTGGGGTTTAGTGTGGAAGGGGGCTTGCATTTGGTTCTTCAGTTCTCGCCTCATGGAAGCCTGGCTTCAGTTCTTCATG GTACAAAGGAACCCCTGAAGTGGAAAGTCAGGTTCGACATTGCACTTGGAATCGCTGAAGGGCTGCTTTATCTTCATGAAGGCTGCCATCGCCGCATAATTCACAGAGACATTAAGGCTTCTAATATCCTTTTAACTGAAGACTACCAACCTCAG ATATCAGATTTTGGGCTTGCAAAATGGCTTCCTGACAAATTGACCCATCATGTTGTGTTTCCCATTGAAGGCACATTCGG GTATATGGCCCCGGAATACTTCATGCATGGGATCATAAATGAGAAGACTGATGTGTTCGCATATGGAGTTTTGCTTCTTGAGTTAGTTACTGGGCGGAAAGCGGTGGACTCCTCCAGACAGAGCCTAGTGATATGG GCGAAACCTCTGCTTGACTCAAACAACGTAAAAGAGCTGGTGGATCCTTCCCTTGGCAATGAATATGACCCAGAAGAGCTAGTGTACACCCTAGCAGTGGCATCCATGTGCATTCACCACAGCTCAAGCTCCCGGCCCAGTATGAAATCG GTGGTATGTTTCTTGAAGGGAGACAGGGAGTCACTTGAATTGGTGACAAGGCCTAAAATCGTTAAGCCGCTTATGTTTGACTCCTGTGATTCAGAAGATTACACGCGCTCAAGTTACCTCCATGATCTAGACCGGCACAAGCAGCTTGCATTGGAGCAGtga
- the LOC133883238 gene encoding receptor-like cytosolic serine/threonine-protein kinase RBK1 isoform X1 — MAPKEEAGEEERPKDLLGSSDKEAEDQENTKRDSDETTNEDCDNGGSVIEATVSSDDLNDRYGSDSNSQFAESEGACKELPEMGSKSSNGDNSECADEVPEMGSKSSSGDNSECADEMPEMGSKSSSGDNSECVDRSSPRAVLDISVSDSVDSDDSSSVEQSAESNHNVKWRDLIRGLILRRKKSMARAVTFPQRSKSRGLQGYLERIRSGKNQMDCSAIAPEILPEIGKWRPSWRSFDYDELCAATDRFSSENLIGKGGHAEVYKGQLADGQFVAVKRLTKGGNKEDRISDFLSELGIIAHVNHPNAAQLLGFSVEGGLHLVLQFSPHGSLASVLHGTKEPLKWKVRFDIALGIAEGLLYLHEGCHRRIIHRDIKASNILLTEDYQPQISDFGLAKWLPDKLTHHVVFPIEGTFGYMAPEYFMHGIINEKTDVFAYGVLLLELVTGRKAVDSSRQSLVIWAKPLLDSNNVKELVDPSLGNEYDPEELVYTLAVASMCIHHSSSSRPSMKSVVCFLKGDRESLELVTRPKIVKPLMFDSCDSEDYTRSSYLHDLDRHKQLALEQ; from the exons ATGGCTCCCAAGGAag AGGCAGGTGAAGAAGAGAGGCCGAAGGATCTTCTTGGATCTTCAGATAAGGAAG CAGAGGACCAAGAGAATACTAAGAGGGACTCCGATGAAACGACCAATGAGGATTGTGACAACGGTGGGTCCGTAATTGAAGCCACGGTATCGAGTGATGATCTCAATGATAGGTATGGCAGTGACAGCAACAGCCAATTTGCTGAATCTGAAGGTGCTTGCAAAGAACTGCCAGAAATGGGCTCCAAGAGCAGTAACGGCGACAACAGTGAGTGCGCCGATGAAGTGCCTGAAATGGGCTCCAAGAGCAGTAGCGGTGACAACAGTGAGTGCGCCGATGAAATGCCTGAAATGGGCTCCAAGAGCAGTAGCGGTGACAACAGTGAGTGCGTCGATCGGAGCTCTCCCCGTGCCGTGCTAGATATCTCAGTATCTGATAGTGTGGACTCTGATGACAGCTCCTCAGTTGAGCAGTCAGCAGAGTCAAACCACAATGTGAAGTGGAGGGATCTGATCAGGGGGTTAATACTTAGGAGAAAGAAGTCCATGGCTAGAGCAGTGACATTCCCTCAGAGATCCAAGAGTAGAGGGCTTCAAGGGTATCTCGAGAGGATCCGGAGCGGTAAGAACCAAATGGACTGTAGTGCCATTGCTCCAGAGATCCTTCCTGAGATCGGGAAGTGGAGACCATCATGGAGAAGCTTTGACTACGATGAGCTTTGTGCTGCAACTGACAGATTCAGTTCAG AAAATTTGATCGGGAAGGGAGGGCATGCTGAGGTGTACAAAGGACAGCTTGCTGATGGACAGTTTGTTGCAGTGAAGAGGTTAACAAAAGGCGGTAACAAAGAGGACAGGATTAGCGATTTCCTATCTGAGCTTGGAATAATAGCCCATGTTAACCACCCTAACGCAGCGCAGCTTTTGGGGTTTAGTGTGGAAGGGGGCTTGCATTTGGTTCTTCAGTTCTCGCCTCATGGAAGCCTGGCTTCAGTTCTTCATG GTACAAAGGAACCCCTGAAGTGGAAAGTCAGGTTCGACATTGCACTTGGAATCGCTGAAGGGCTGCTTTATCTTCATGAAGGCTGCCATCGCCGCATAATTCACAGAGACATTAAGGCTTCTAATATCCTTTTAACTGAAGACTACCAACCTCAG ATATCAGATTTTGGGCTTGCAAAATGGCTTCCTGACAAATTGACCCATCATGTTGTGTTTCCCATTGAAGGCACATTCGG GTATATGGCCCCGGAATACTTCATGCATGGGATCATAAATGAGAAGACTGATGTGTTCGCATATGGAGTTTTGCTTCTTGAGTTAGTTACTGGGCGGAAAGCGGTGGACTCCTCCAGACAGAGCCTAGTGATATGG GCGAAACCTCTGCTTGACTCAAACAACGTAAAAGAGCTGGTGGATCCTTCCCTTGGCAATGAATATGACCCAGAAGAGCTAGTGTACACCCTAGCAGTGGCATCCATGTGCATTCACCACAGCTCAAGCTCCCGGCCCAGTATGAAATCG GTGGTATGTTTCTTGAAGGGAGACAGGGAGTCACTTGAATTGGTGACAAGGCCTAAAATCGTTAAGCCGCTTATGTTTGACTCCTGTGATTCAGAAGATTACACGCGCTCAAGTTACCTCCATGATCTAGACCGGCACAAGCAGCTTGCATTGGAGCAGtga
- the LOC133883238 gene encoding receptor-like cytosolic serine/threonine-protein kinase RBK1 isoform X4: MAPKEGEEERPKDLLGSSDKEEDQENTKRDSDETTNEDCDNGGSVIEATVSSDDLNDRYGSDSNSQFAESEGACKELPEMGSKSSNGDNSECADEVPEMGSKSSSGDNSECADEMPEMGSKSSSGDNSECVDRSSPRAVLDISVSDSVDSDDSSSVEQSAESNHNVKWRDLIRGLILRRKKSMARAVTFPQRSKSRGLQGYLERIRSGKNQMDCSAIAPEILPEIGKWRPSWRSFDYDELCAATDRFSSENLIGKGGHAEVYKGQLADGQFVAVKRLTKGGNKEDRISDFLSELGIIAHVNHPNAAQLLGFSVEGGLHLVLQFSPHGSLASVLHGTKEPLKWKVRFDIALGIAEGLLYLHEGCHRRIIHRDIKASNILLTEDYQPQISDFGLAKWLPDKLTHHVVFPIEGTFGYMAPEYFMHGIINEKTDVFAYGVLLLELVTGRKAVDSSRQSLVIWAKPLLDSNNVKELVDPSLGNEYDPEELVYTLAVASMCIHHSSSSRPSMKSVVCFLKGDRESLELVTRPKIVKPLMFDSCDSEDYTRSSYLHDLDRHKQLALEQ; encoded by the exons ATGGCTCCCAAGGAag GTGAAGAAGAGAGGCCGAAGGATCTTCTTGGATCTTCAGATAAGGAAG AGGACCAAGAGAATACTAAGAGGGACTCCGATGAAACGACCAATGAGGATTGTGACAACGGTGGGTCCGTAATTGAAGCCACGGTATCGAGTGATGATCTCAATGATAGGTATGGCAGTGACAGCAACAGCCAATTTGCTGAATCTGAAGGTGCTTGCAAAGAACTGCCAGAAATGGGCTCCAAGAGCAGTAACGGCGACAACAGTGAGTGCGCCGATGAAGTGCCTGAAATGGGCTCCAAGAGCAGTAGCGGTGACAACAGTGAGTGCGCCGATGAAATGCCTGAAATGGGCTCCAAGAGCAGTAGCGGTGACAACAGTGAGTGCGTCGATCGGAGCTCTCCCCGTGCCGTGCTAGATATCTCAGTATCTGATAGTGTGGACTCTGATGACAGCTCCTCAGTTGAGCAGTCAGCAGAGTCAAACCACAATGTGAAGTGGAGGGATCTGATCAGGGGGTTAATACTTAGGAGAAAGAAGTCCATGGCTAGAGCAGTGACATTCCCTCAGAGATCCAAGAGTAGAGGGCTTCAAGGGTATCTCGAGAGGATCCGGAGCGGTAAGAACCAAATGGACTGTAGTGCCATTGCTCCAGAGATCCTTCCTGAGATCGGGAAGTGGAGACCATCATGGAGAAGCTTTGACTACGATGAGCTTTGTGCTGCAACTGACAGATTCAGTTCAG AAAATTTGATCGGGAAGGGAGGGCATGCTGAGGTGTACAAAGGACAGCTTGCTGATGGACAGTTTGTTGCAGTGAAGAGGTTAACAAAAGGCGGTAACAAAGAGGACAGGATTAGCGATTTCCTATCTGAGCTTGGAATAATAGCCCATGTTAACCACCCTAACGCAGCGCAGCTTTTGGGGTTTAGTGTGGAAGGGGGCTTGCATTTGGTTCTTCAGTTCTCGCCTCATGGAAGCCTGGCTTCAGTTCTTCATG GTACAAAGGAACCCCTGAAGTGGAAAGTCAGGTTCGACATTGCACTTGGAATCGCTGAAGGGCTGCTTTATCTTCATGAAGGCTGCCATCGCCGCATAATTCACAGAGACATTAAGGCTTCTAATATCCTTTTAACTGAAGACTACCAACCTCAG ATATCAGATTTTGGGCTTGCAAAATGGCTTCCTGACAAATTGACCCATCATGTTGTGTTTCCCATTGAAGGCACATTCGG GTATATGGCCCCGGAATACTTCATGCATGGGATCATAAATGAGAAGACTGATGTGTTCGCATATGGAGTTTTGCTTCTTGAGTTAGTTACTGGGCGGAAAGCGGTGGACTCCTCCAGACAGAGCCTAGTGATATGG GCGAAACCTCTGCTTGACTCAAACAACGTAAAAGAGCTGGTGGATCCTTCCCTTGGCAATGAATATGACCCAGAAGAGCTAGTGTACACCCTAGCAGTGGCATCCATGTGCATTCACCACAGCTCAAGCTCCCGGCCCAGTATGAAATCG GTGGTATGTTTCTTGAAGGGAGACAGGGAGTCACTTGAATTGGTGACAAGGCCTAAAATCGTTAAGCCGCTTATGTTTGACTCCTGTGATTCAGAAGATTACACGCGCTCAAGTTACCTCCATGATCTAGACCGGCACAAGCAGCTTGCATTGGAGCAGtga